In the genome of Neovison vison isolate M4711 chromosome 3, ASM_NN_V1, whole genome shotgun sequence, one region contains:
- the LOC122901879 gene encoding LOW QUALITY PROTEIN: tubulin beta chain-like (The sequence of the model RefSeq protein was modified relative to this genomic sequence to represent the inferred CDS: deleted 1 base in 1 codon) gives MSMKEVDKQMLNVQNKNSSYFMEWIPNYVKTAVCDIPPLGLKMSATYIGNSTAIQELFKCISEQFTAMFWCKAFLHWYTGEGMDEMEFTEAESNMNDLVSEYQQYQDATAEEEVA, from the exons ATGTCCATGAAGGAGGTGGACAAGCAGATGCTGAACGTCCAGAACAAGAACAGCAGCTACTTCATGGAGTGGATCCCCAACTACGTGAAGACCGCCGTGTGTGACATCCCGCCCCTG GGGCTCAAGATGTCTGCCACCTACATCGGCAACAGCACGGCCATCCAGGAGCTGTTCAAGTGCATTTCAGAGCAGTTCACGGCCATGTTCTGGTGCAAGGCCTTCCTGCACTGGTACACTGGCGAGGGCATGGACGAGATGGAGTTCACCGAGGCCGAGAGCAACATGAACGACCTGGTGTCCGAGTACCAGCAGTACCAGGATGCCACGGCCGAGGAGGAGGTGGCCTAG